One Dysosmobacter welbionis DNA segment encodes these proteins:
- a CDS encoding integrase core domain-containing protein produces MPVDIPSFLLPSSSCLLGRTQFCTGGRKLKYETYLKLIIATGMRQGDYCAICKGVTSTGKSTSHRFRQLFHAHTVVQSFSNSWRPHDNAVAEPFSATLKQEELYRKDYTSEADFKQCLASCIEYIELYSTQRPHRTLKNRIPCRVEEAFMNSK; encoded by the coding sequence ATGCCTGTTGACATCCCCTCTTTTTTACTTCCCTCTTCCTCCTGTCTCCTTGGCAGGACGCAGTTCTGCACTGGAGGAAGAAAACTCAAGTACGAGACCTACCTCAAGCTTATCATCGCCACCGGGATGCGGCAGGGCGACTACTGCGCGATCTGCAAGGGGGTGACATCAACTGGCAAGAGCACATCTCATCGGTTCAGACAGCTGTTTCATGCGCACACTGTAGTACAATCCTTCTCCAATTCATGGCGTCCCCATGACAACGCTGTCGCCGAGCCATTCTCCGCCACACTAAAACAGGAAGAGCTTTACCGGAAGGATTATACCTCCGAGGCAGACTTCAAACAATGTCTTGCCTCCTGCATCGAGTACATCGAGCTTTACAGCACACAGCGGCCGCATCGCACGTTGAAAAACCGCATACCCTGTCGGGTGGAAGAGGCATTCATGAACAGCAAGTGA